The following are encoded together in the Oncorhynchus gorbuscha isolate QuinsamMale2020 ecotype Even-year linkage group LG03, OgorEven_v1.0, whole genome shotgun sequence genome:
- the LOC124018666 gene encoding stathmin-3-like, with product MSSTVSAYSDKIKEMSMLSLICSCFYSQPHPNSLYQYGDMEVKSLNKRASGQAFEIILKAPADLSPDRPQPLLSAPKKDLSPDELQKRLEAAEERRKSQEALVLKQLAEKREHERQVLHKAVEENNNFSKMAEEKLNYKMEVNKENREAQLNALKQRLREKEIHAAEVRRNKELQADLCG from the exons CCTACTCCGACAAGATCAAAGAGATGTCCATGCTGTCTCTGATCTGCTCCTGCTTCTACTCACAACCACACCCCAACAGCCTCTACCAATATGGAG ACATGGAGGTGAAGTCCCTGAACAAGCGGGCATCCGGCCAGGCCTTCGAGATCATCCTGAAGGCCCCCGCTGACCTCTCTCCGGACAGGCCCCAGCCCCTGCTTTCTGCTCCCAAGAAGGACCTCTCCCCGGACGAGCTCCAGAAGAGGCTGGAAGctgcggaggagaggaggaag tctcagGAGGCCCTGGTGCTGAAGCAGCTAGCTGAGAAGCGGGAGCACGAGCGACAGGTGCTCCACAAGGCTGTGGAGGAGAACAACAACTTCAGCAAGATGGCGGAAGAGAAGCTTAACTACAAGATGGAGGTCAACAAAGAGAACCGTGAGGCCCAGCTGAATGCGCTGAAGCAGCGGCTCCGGGAAAAG GAAATCCATGCCGCTGAGGTCCGTAGAAACAAAGAGCTCCAAGCTGACCTCTGTGGTTGA